A genomic region of Caldicellulosiruptor acetigenus contains the following coding sequences:
- a CDS encoding RsmB/NOP family class I SAM-dependent RNA methyltransferase — MNLPEEFLSKMKEILKEEFDQFIKVYDFDSYKGFRVNTAKVSVEEFIKKMGIEFEKVPWCKDGFYYTEEIRLSKHPYYFAGLVYIQEPSAMFPVEALDVKEGEKVLDLCAAPGGKSIQIAARLGQNGLLVSNDVKPSRIKALVKNVENLGLTNIVILNNKPKEIAESYGAYFDKILVDAPCSGEGMFRKDPTAAKKWTSNHPEKYVNLQRSIMTEVDELLKVDGEIVYSTCTFEVEENEGIIDWFLKKHKNYEVVEIKKYEGFSDGIEINGNENLKKAARIYPHRVKGEGHFICKLKKVRESGAEWTFQPQRFEVDREDLKIFEKFCNKYLNIDLSYFKDRVFYKKASKLYLGFEGPFDKITPLRNGLLLGEVYKGRFYPSAHLIASLKCENLKVAINFSQDDERLWRYLKGETIENKENLNGFVGICVDGFTLGWGKAEGHIIKNYFPKGWRLE; from the coding sequence TTGAACTTGCCAGAAGAATTCTTGTCAAAGATGAAAGAAATTTTAAAAGAGGAGTTTGACCAGTTTATAAAAGTATACGACTTTGACAGTTATAAAGGCTTTAGGGTCAACACTGCCAAAGTTTCAGTTGAAGAGTTTATAAAGAAAATGGGAATTGAATTTGAAAAAGTTCCATGGTGCAAAGATGGTTTTTACTACACCGAAGAGATAAGGCTAAGCAAACACCCGTACTATTTTGCTGGGCTTGTGTATATACAGGAACCATCTGCCATGTTTCCGGTTGAGGCTTTGGATGTAAAAGAAGGCGAAAAAGTCTTGGACTTGTGTGCCGCACCTGGGGGAAAGAGCATTCAGATAGCAGCAAGGCTTGGTCAAAATGGCTTGCTTGTATCCAATGATGTAAAGCCATCAAGAATCAAGGCACTTGTGAAGAATGTTGAAAATCTTGGGCTCACAAATATTGTAATCCTGAACAACAAGCCGAAAGAGATAGCTGAAAGCTATGGCGCATATTTTGACAAGATTTTAGTTGACGCACCTTGTTCTGGTGAGGGAATGTTTCGCAAAGACCCGACGGCAGCTAAAAAATGGACTTCTAATCACCCTGAAAAGTATGTCAATCTGCAGAGAAGTATCATGACAGAGGTAGATGAGCTTTTAAAAGTGGATGGCGAGATAGTATATTCCACTTGTACGTTTGAAGTAGAAGAGAATGAAGGAATTATTGACTGGTTTTTAAAAAAACATAAAAACTATGAAGTTGTTGAGATAAAAAAATATGAGGGCTTTTCGGATGGGATCGAGATAAACGGCAATGAAAATTTGAAAAAAGCTGCAAGAATATACCCGCATAGGGTCAAAGGTGAAGGACATTTTATTTGCAAGCTAAAAAAGGTAAGAGAAAGCGGAGCTGAGTGGACTTTCCAGCCACAAAGATTTGAGGTGGATAGAGAGGATTTAAAAATTTTTGAAAAGTTTTGTAATAAATACTTAAACATAGACTTGAGTTACTTCAAGGATAGGGTGTTTTATAAAAAAGCAAGCAAACTATATTTGGGTTTTGAAGGACCTTTTGATAAAATAACACCGCTTCGAAATGGTCTTTTGCTTGGAGAAGTTTATAAAGGAAGATTTTATCCTTCTGCTCATTTGATTGCAAGTTTAAAGTGCGAAAATCTCAAGGTTGCTATTAACTTTTCTCAAGACGACGAAAGGCTGTGGAGGTATTTAAAAGGCGAGACGATAGAGAACAAAGAAAATCTAAATGGATTTGTAGGGATATGTGTAGATGGCTTTACTCTTGGATGGGGTAAAGCAGAGGGACATATAATAAAAAATTATTTCCCAAAAGGATGGAGATTGGAATAA
- a CDS encoding class I SAM-dependent rRNA methyltransferase, whose amino-acid sequence MAKVFLAKGKGLRVESGHPWVFRHEVQKIDGEFEDGDIVDVLNFKGKFVGKGFINSKSQILVRLLTRKNEEINIDFFRKRVQDAWDYRKSIGYTQNCRLIFAEADFLPGLIVDKFGDVLVMQTLSKGVDRYKDKLVEILVEVVNPKAIYERNDARVREIEGLDLRKGFLYGSSPVEVEIEENGIKMIVDIENGQKTGYFLDQKENRVAIRNFVKDKVVLDCFCHTGGFTINAAKFGASKVIGVDISDTAIEQAVKNAKLNGVESKCEFVVANVFDYLNELDDKKEKYDMIILDPPAFAKSIHTLENAKRGYKEINLRAMKILKKGGILVTCSCSHYMKPDLFFEVIKDAAKDAKKILRLIEYRTQAKDHPYLINYEESLYLKCFIFQVL is encoded by the coding sequence ATGGCAAAAGTGTTTTTGGCAAAAGGGAAAGGACTGAGAGTGGAAAGCGGTCATCCATGGGTTTTCAGGCATGAAGTACAGAAGATAGATGGGGAGTTCGAGGATGGGGATATTGTTGATGTGTTAAATTTTAAAGGAAAGTTTGTTGGAAAGGGGTTTATAAATTCCAAGTCTCAAATACTTGTAAGACTTCTTACACGAAAAAATGAGGAGATTAATATTGACTTTTTTAGAAAAAGAGTTCAAGATGCCTGGGATTACAGAAAAAGTATAGGCTATACACAAAATTGCCGGCTCATATTTGCTGAGGCTGATTTCCTGCCTGGACTTATTGTTGACAAGTTTGGCGATGTTCTTGTGATGCAGACATTGTCAAAAGGTGTTGACAGATATAAAGATAAGCTGGTAGAAATATTAGTTGAGGTTGTCAATCCCAAAGCTATATATGAGAGAAATGATGCAAGGGTAAGAGAAATTGAAGGACTTGATTTGAGAAAAGGATTTTTATATGGCAGCTCGCCTGTTGAAGTTGAGATAGAGGAAAATGGTATTAAGATGATAGTAGATATAGAAAATGGACAAAAAACAGGATATTTCTTGGACCAGAAAGAGAACAGGGTTGCAATAAGAAACTTTGTAAAGGATAAAGTGGTTTTGGACTGTTTCTGTCACACAGGAGGATTTACAATAAACGCTGCTAAGTTCGGTGCATCAAAAGTCATAGGTGTTGATATTTCAGATACAGCCATTGAACAAGCAGTAAAAAATGCTAAGTTAAACGGCGTTGAATCAAAATGTGAGTTTGTGGTTGCAAATGTTTTTGACTATCTAAATGAACTTGACGACAAGAAAGAAAAATACGATATGATAATACTTGACCCTCCTGCATTTGCAAAAAGCATACACACCTTGGAAAATGCAAAAAGGGGTTATAAAGAGATAAACTTGCGAGCTATGAAGATACTCAAAAAGGGTGGAATTCTTGTGACCTGTTCATGTTCACATTATATGAAACCAGACCTGTTTTTTGAGGTTATTAAAGATGCTGCAAAAGATGCAAAAAAGATATTAAGACTCATTGAGTACAGAACGCAGGCAAAAGACCATCCATATCTTATCAACTATGAAGAGTCTTTGTACCTCAAATGTTTTATTTTTCAGGTTTTATAA
- a CDS encoding molybdenum cofactor guanylyltransferase, with protein MKNLFILAGGKSKRLGFDKLYLKIGNQRVVQIIDKIIGSLFDKKFIVVKNGYIEFEGFEVIKDIIEIDAPVAGVLTSLMVSRTNKNFIIACDMPFAKKELVEYMLGFDGYDAVVPYYNGYFEPLFCVYSKAFLEKALDFIDKGIFSLSAILQSSNIKKIELNEILRFDPCFESFKNINTQSDLEEANERFRRALSSQV; from the coding sequence ATGAAAAATCTATTTATTTTGGCGGGTGGGAAGTCAAAAAGGCTTGGATTTGACAAATTATATCTTAAGATTGGTAATCAAAGGGTTGTACAGATAATAGACAAGATTATAGGGAGCCTTTTTGACAAAAAGTTTATTGTTGTAAAAAACGGGTATATAGAGTTTGAAGGTTTTGAAGTAATAAAAGATATAATTGAAATAGATGCTCCTGTTGCAGGGGTCTTAACAAGTTTGATGGTAAGCAGAACAAACAAGAATTTTATAATAGCATGCGATATGCCGTTTGCCAAAAAAGAACTTGTAGAGTACATGCTTGGGTTTGATGGGTACGATGCAGTTGTTCCTTATTACAATGGCTATTTTGAGCCTCTTTTTTGTGTATATAGCAAAGCATTTTTGGAAAAAGCGTTGGATTTTATAGACAAGGGTATATTTTCTCTTTCTGCTATCTTACAAAGCTCAAACATAAAAAAGATTGAGCTCAACGAAATATTGAGGTTTGACCCTTGTTTTGAAAGTTTTAAAAATATAAATACTCAATCTGATTTGGAGGAGGCAAATGAAAGGTTTAGAAGAGCTCTTTCAAGCCAGGTTTGA
- a CDS encoding molybdopterin-dependent oxidoreductase: protein MKKKTFCPLDCFDSCAIVAQVEDGKAVKLYGSKDHPITNGFLCPKGYRLLEKVYSKERVTTPLLRVKNEFHQISWNQALDMIAEQIKEILKKYNSSAILYYSGDGYEGYLRNIERLFFDYLGGATYSEGSLCWGAGLLAQKIDFGNSLCHSPFDIFNSNWIVLWGRNALWTNLHLFYFVHMAKKQGKKVVVIDIYPTETFKVADIGLIINPGSDSHLAYGAIKYILENGKEDREFIEKYTIGFEKVKEIASRLTYEEIEKKCGVNKKDIENIANIYIQRPVSTFIGYGPQRYTNGVNTIRTIDYLVAISGNVGIKGGGSNFAHRFTQNIASIFKNDTKAVNKRFYNKAKLGEYLKDQQNPPVEMVYISAGNPVSQCPDSDLVFRELQKRFVVVVDMFLTATTQAATIILPAASFLEKEDVFVPNMWHDYIGVSEKVIENIGKSKSEVEIINELAKRLDLDFPIKSEKEWVEYVKAHFEKALNIKFEKHFVRATKMEVPWEDKLFATKSKKFEFEDEKMGVAVPSIDEERALKNQLRLVTVHSQKTLHSQEFFERRPVAIFNIEDAKRLGIGNGDKVLLYNGCGSFVAEAVLRQCIKRGYIIVEEGFQNQNIETINSCIFSKTAEMDSQAAFNSNFVFVKKVAT from the coding sequence ATGAAAAAAAAGACATTTTGTCCACTTGACTGTTTTGACAGTTGTGCGATTGTTGCTCAGGTTGAAGATGGGAAAGCAGTAAAGCTGTACGGTAGTAAGGACCACCCTATCACTAATGGTTTTTTGTGTCCAAAAGGTTATAGATTGCTTGAAAAGGTTTATTCAAAAGAGAGGGTAACCACTCCTCTTTTGAGGGTTAAAAACGAATTTCACCAGATTTCGTGGAACCAAGCTCTTGACATGATTGCAGAGCAAATAAAAGAGATTTTAAAAAAGTACAACTCAAGTGCCATTTTATACTATAGTGGAGATGGGTACGAAGGGTATTTAAGAAATATTGAAAGGCTATTTTTTGATTATTTGGGTGGTGCGACATACTCTGAAGGGAGTTTGTGCTGGGGAGCAGGTCTTCTTGCCCAGAAAATAGATTTTGGAAATTCGCTTTGTCATTCACCATTTGATATTTTTAATTCTAACTGGATTGTTCTTTGGGGAAGAAACGCTCTGTGGACAAATCTTCACCTTTTTTATTTTGTCCATATGGCCAAAAAACAGGGTAAAAAAGTAGTGGTGATTGACATTTACCCTACCGAAACATTCAAGGTAGCTGATATTGGTCTGATTATAAATCCTGGGTCTGACTCTCACCTTGCATATGGAGCAATAAAATATATATTGGAAAATGGGAAGGAAGACAGAGAATTTATCGAAAAGTATACCATTGGATTTGAAAAGGTAAAGGAGATTGCAAGTAGACTAACATATGAAGAGATAGAGAAAAAGTGCGGTGTGAATAAAAAAGATATAGAAAACATTGCAAATATTTACATTCAAAGACCTGTGTCAACTTTTATTGGCTATGGTCCGCAAAGATATACAAATGGAGTAAATACAATTAGGACAATTGACTATCTTGTTGCAATCTCAGGTAATGTTGGCATAAAAGGTGGAGGTTCAAACTTTGCTCACAGGTTCACTCAAAATATAGCTTCCATTTTCAAAAACGATACCAAGGCTGTGAATAAGCGTTTTTATAACAAAGCAAAACTCGGTGAATATCTAAAAGACCAGCAAAACCCGCCTGTTGAAATGGTTTATATATCTGCCGGAAATCCTGTTTCACAGTGTCCTGACTCAGATTTGGTGTTCAGAGAACTTCAAAAGAGGTTTGTAGTTGTGGTTGACATGTTTTTGACAGCAACAACACAGGCAGCAACCATTATACTTCCTGCTGCAAGTTTTCTTGAGAAAGAGGATGTGTTTGTGCCGAATATGTGGCATGATTATATTGGGGTTTCTGAGAAGGTTATTGAAAATATCGGTAAGTCAAAATCTGAGGTTGAAATAATAAACGAGCTTGCAAAAAGGCTTGATTTAGATTTTCCTATAAAATCAGAAAAAGAATGGGTAGAATATGTAAAGGCTCATTTTGAGAAAGCTTTGAACATTAAATTTGAGAAGCATTTTGTGCGTGCAACCAAAATGGAAGTTCCGTGGGAAGATAAACTATTTGCAACAAAGAGCAAAAAATTTGAATTTGAAGACGAAAAGATGGGTGTAGCTGTGCCATCTATAGATGAAGAAAGAGCGTTAAAAAACCAGCTCAGACTTGTGACCGTTCATTCTCAAAAAACATTGCATTCTCAGGAGTTTTTTGAAAGAAGACCAGTTGCTATTTTTAATATTGAGGATGCAAAGAGACTTGGAATTGGAAATGGAGATAAAGTGCTTCTTTACAATGGCTGTGGAAGTTTTGTTGCTGAAGCAGTGCTGAGACAGTGTATAAAAAGAGGGTATATAATAGTTGAAGAAGGGTTTCAGAACCAGAATATTGAGACAATAAACTCTTGCATTTTTTCCAAAACGGCAGAGATGGACAGTCAAGCAGCATTTAATTCAAATTTTGTATTTGTGAAAAAGGTGGCAACATGA
- a CDS encoding pseudouridine synthase, with the protein MRLDKFLTHCGFGSRSQVKKLIREGIVTVNGKRIVEVDFKINPEEDVVEVDGRVAKFSRQIYIMMNKPKGYVCSNDDPASLTVFSLISDDLKYRDLHTVGRLDKDAEGLLIITDDGEYTHRVISPKKRIEKEYLVRLEKEVDEEKLKEFENGIILDDGYKTLPAKYTIIDSTTVKLCIYEGKYHQVKRMFEAIGNKVVDLKRLRIGGLNLDQNLKPGEYKVIDREEAYLVFE; encoded by the coding sequence ATGAGACTTGACAAGTTTCTGACTCACTGTGGTTTTGGTTCACGAAGTCAGGTTAAAAAGTTAATAAGAGAAGGAATTGTGACTGTAAATGGGAAACGAATAGTAGAAGTTGATTTTAAGATTAATCCCGAAGAAGATGTAGTAGAAGTCGATGGCAGGGTTGCAAAGTTCAGTAGACAGATTTATATCATGATGAACAAACCGAAAGGTTATGTGTGCTCAAATGACGACCCGGCATCACTTACAGTGTTCTCACTTATTTCTGATGATTTAAAGTATCGAGATTTGCATACAGTTGGAAGGCTTGACAAAGACGCAGAAGGTCTTTTGATAATTACAGATGATGGTGAATATACGCACAGAGTTATCTCACCCAAAAAAAGAATTGAAAAAGAGTATTTAGTAAGGCTTGAAAAAGAGGTGGATGAGGAAAAGCTGAAAGAGTTTGAAAATGGTATTATTTTAGATGATGGTTATAAGACACTTCCTGCAAAATATACTATTATTGATAGTACCACAGTAAAATTGTGCATATATGAAGGTAAATATCATCAGGTTAAAAGGATGTTCGAAGCAATTGGAAATAAGGTGGTGGACTTAAAACGTCTGAGAATAGGAGGTCTTAATTTAGACCAAAATTTAAAACCGGGTGAATACAAGGTTATAGACAGAGAAGAAGCTTACTTAGTTTTTGAATAA
- a CDS encoding NUDIX hydrolase, whose product MKGLEELFQARFDLEKIPIASDLIVREVTVTIEDREFFEYVKSKINVDRIGEVVFAIKDGEEVLVVRQKEYPDKVYRIPSGGIGLNEDVDEALKREVKEELALNIKDFLLIGAIKYNLVCLQEHLDFYSFVFLIEKCEKDNLAKTDGEISEAIKVSLDGLKNLSDILKEQKGFWGDWGKFRYYSTYLVYEYLVRKKIN is encoded by the coding sequence ATGAAAGGTTTAGAAGAGCTCTTTCAAGCCAGGTTTGATTTAGAAAAAATACCAATTGCTTCAGATTTGATTGTAAGAGAGGTTACTGTAACAATAGAAGATAGAGAGTTCTTTGAATATGTTAAAAGCAAAATAAATGTTGATAGAATAGGTGAAGTGGTGTTTGCAATAAAAGATGGTGAAGAAGTGCTTGTTGTTAGGCAAAAAGAGTATCCTGATAAAGTTTACAGGATACCTTCTGGTGGCATCGGTCTTAACGAGGATGTGGATGAGGCTTTGAAAAGAGAAGTAAAAGAAGAGCTTGCACTGAATATTAAAGATTTTTTACTAATTGGAGCGATAAAGTATAATCTTGTCTGCTTGCAAGAACATCTCGATTTTTATTCGTTTGTATTTTTAATTGAAAAGTGTGAAAAAGATAATCTTGCAAAAACTGATGGTGAGATTTCAGAGGCAATAAAAGTATCTTTGGATGGATTAAAAAATCTTAGTGATATCTTGAAAGAACAAAAAGGTTTTTGGGGTGATTGGGGCAAGTTCAGGTATTATTCTACTTATCTTGTATATGAGTACCTTGTACGAAAGAAAATAAACTAA